GGTCCCGCTTCTCGCGGGCCATCTGACGTCCGAACGAGAAGACCACCAACATGACCAGCAGCAGGCCCATGGCCAACGCCCACGAATACCACGGAAGCGTCGAACCATCCGCGGCGGTCTGGTCCGGCGGCACCTTGCCGGCGGGGAACGGCACGGTGACGAACATCAGGGAGGCCGCGCCGAACAGCAAGGTGACGACGCGATCCAGCATCGTGCCGCGCAACGGCCAGAAGACAAGGAACACGACCAGCGTCAGGCAGGCGACGACCCGGGGGGCGGTGGGGTCGGCGCCGAGCAGGGTGACGGCCGCGGCCGCGATGAGCAATGCGTAGGCCGACAGCTGGACCAGCAGCATGCGCAGAACCTTGTTCTTGCATTCCTTCCAGGTGATTTCGGTCATGGTACGCCTCTCAGATAATCGAATCGCTACGTCAATCCTACGTCGGGCGTTGGAACGGTGCCGTCGAGCATTGATGGCCATCCGTGGCGACGAGATGCGTGACGGCAAGTCAGAACGCGATGACGCCCAGATGCTCCAGCAGCACTTTGACGCCGATCAGAATCAACACCACACCGCCTGCGATCTGCGCGGGTTTCTGCCAGTGAGCGCCGAAGGCGCGCCCGATGTACAGGCCCGCCGCGGAGAAGAGGCCGGTCACCACGCTGATGCAGAGGATGGCGAACGGCACGCTGGTTGCCATGAACGCCAGACTCACGCCTACGGCGAAGGCGTCGATGCTGCACGCCACGGCGAGCGGCAGCATGTGCTTCCAGTCGAATTGCGCGGTCTCCTTGGCGTTCTCCGCGTCCTCCTCGTATGCCTCATGCACCATGTTGCCGCCGATGAACGCCAGCAGACCGAAGATGATCCAATGATCGAATGCGGTTACATACGCGCTGAATGCGGAGGCCGCGTAATGCCCCAGTATGAGGAAGAGGGCCTGGGCGCCGCCGAACCAGAGCGCCGATCTGACGGCATCCCCGGGTCTTACGCGGGAGACGGTGAGCCCCTTGCCGATGGAGACGGCGAACGCATCCATGGCGACGGAGACGGAAATGAGCAGGGTCTGAACGATTATCGCAATCATGATGTGATGGAAGGTTCATCGCCCGAACTCCAGACGATGGGCCTCGACCAGCGTTCCCACACGCCGCCTACGCCTAGCTGAAAAATACACCAGCACTATATCACGCGATGCACGTCGAACCAAAAAGGCGGGAGGCCTCCGGAGAGGTCTCCCGCCGACGATTCGGAATCGAATCACTTGCCTTCGTTCGCGAGACGCTCACGCGCGGCAATGATTTCCTTTTCGGCGGCGTCAGCACCAGTCCAGTAGTCGCCCGGCAGGACTTCCTTGCCCGGCTCCAGAGCCTTGTACTGTTCGAAGAAGTGCTTGATTTCGGCCTTGTGGTACTCGTTGACGTCGTCGATGTCCTTGATGTCGTCGAAACGAACGTCGGCGGGCACGCACAGCACCTTGTCGTCGCCGCCGGCCTCGTCGACCATGTGGTACAGGCCCACGGCGCGGCACTCGACCACGCAGCCCGGGAACACGGAGTTCGGAATCATCACGAGAGCGTCCAGCGGATCGCCGTCCTCGCCCAGGGTGCCGTCGATGTAGCCGTAGTCATCCGGGTAACCCATTGCGGTGAACAGGGTACGGTCCAGGAAGACGCGACCGGTCTCGTGATCGACTTCGTACTTGTTCTTGGAGCCGCGCGGAATTTCCACAACGACGTTGAAGGTTTCTGCCATTGGTTATCTCCTTGTTTGGAAACTATTCGTTACACACACTACTACTGGGCGGGCACCCCGGCTATAGCCGTGCCCGCCTTTCGTTTCACTGCACGGACAGGATATGGGCCACGTCCGCCCATGGGGCGAGCGAGACGTAGTTGTCCCAGCCCCACTGGAATTCACGACCGGTGAGTTCGTCACGTACGTTCAGCGGACGATCGGTGGGTAAGCCCAGCTCATCAAGATCCAGATGAATCATTGCCTGATGGGCGTTGTGTCCATCAAGGTTGACCACCACGATCAGCGTGTCCGCGTGGCCGGTGCCGGTCAGCTCTGCCGGTGTATGGCGGGCGAATGCCAGCACGCCCGGATCGGAGGACTGCAGCACGGTGAGGTTATGGTAGCTGCGTGCTGCCGGGTGGGCACGGCGAATCTTGTTCAACGAGGTGAGCATCTCGGCCACGCCGAACTGCTTGGCCTTGGACCAATCGCGGACTTTGACCTCGTACTTCTCGTTGTCGATCTGCTCCTCAAAGCCGGGGCGCTGCTTGTTCTCGATAAGCTCGTAGCCGTTGTAGATGCCCCAGCTTGGGCTGCCCAAGGCTGCCAGCACCGCACGCACGCAGTGGCCGGCGATGCCGTTGTCACGCACGTATGCGGTGAGGATGTCCGGCGTAGTGGGCCAGAAGGTGTTGTGCTGGTAGTAGCCGTCATCGCCATTGGTGGTGGGCAGATACTCCTCCAGCTCTTCCTTGGTGTTGCGCCACGGGAAGTAGCAGTGGGACTGGGTGAATCCCACGTAGCTCAATGCGCGCATCATGCCCGGGCGGGTGAACGCCTCGGCCAGAAACAGGATTTCCGGGTGCTTTTTGGTCACTGCGGCAATCACGTCCTGCCAGAAACGAACCGGCTTGGTGTGGGGGTTGTCGATGCGGAAGATGGTAACGCCCGCCTCGATCCACAGGTTCATAATGCGCTCGACTTCCTTCTCAATGCCGGCCATGTCGGCGTTGAAGTCGATCGGATAAATGTCCTGATACTTCTTTGGCGGGTTCTCGGCGAAGGCGATGGTGTCGTCCGGCTTGTGTTTGAACCATGCCGGATGCGCCTTGACCCACGGGTGATCGGGGGAGCACTGCAGGGCAAAGTCAAGTGCGATTTCGAGGCCCAACTCGTGCGCGCGCTGGCACAGTGCCTTGAAATCGTCCATGGTGCCAAGCAGCGGGTCCACCGTGTCGTGACCGCCCAGTTCGGAGCCGATGCCGAACGGGGAGCCCGGATCGTCGGGGCCGGCGATCAGTGAGTTGTTGCGGCCCTTACGGTTGGTCACGCCGATGGGGAAGATCGGCGGCAGGTAGACGATGTCAAAGCCTTCGGCGGCGGCACGTTCCAGGCCGACCATCGAAGTCTTTAACGTGCCTTGCACGATCTTGCCGGTGGCGGGATTGATGGTGGCGCCTTCGGAGCGTGGGAAGAACTGGTACCAGGCGGCGAAGCTGGACTTCGGGCGTTCTACCTTGAAGCGCTGGGGCTGGCTGGGGGAGATGCCGTCGCGCAGCGGGTGGGTGTCGTGCAGCGTGGCGATGCGCGGATTGTCTCCGGCGGCCAGGCGATCTTCGGCGCTGAGCGAAGCGTCGGCCATGGTTTCGGCGGCCTTCTCCAAAGTCTTGCGGTCTCGTGCGGTGAGATTGGCATCCGGGGTTGCTGCCCAGCGAGCCAACAGTTCAGCGCCGGAATCGAGCGCATTGTTCACGTCATCCTTAACGCGAACCTTGATGCGGGCATCATGCAGCCAGGAAATATAGGTGTCTTCCCATCCTTCGACGGTCACGGTCCATTCGCCCAGCTGACGTTTGACGGCCGCATAGCCATCCTCCCACGGCTTCAGATCGCTGTGGTCGCCGCACTTGACGGTCACCACCCAACGATCGAGACCGGGGTTCACGCATGTCATGGGGCGTCGCAGGGTTTCCTTGCCGCGCGGA
This sequence is a window from Bifidobacterium breve DSM 20213 = JCM 1192. Protein-coding genes within it:
- a CDS encoding manganese efflux pump MntP — translated: MIAIIVQTLLISVSVAMDAFAVSIGKGLTVSRVRPGDAVRSALWFGGAQALFLILGHYAASAFSAYVTAFDHWIIFGLLAFIGGNMVHEAYEEDAENAKETAQFDWKHMLPLAVACSIDAFAVGVSLAFMATSVPFAILCISVVTGLFSAAGLYIGRAFGAHWQKPAQIAGGVVLILIGVKVLLEHLGVIAF
- a CDS encoding inorganic diphosphatase, with protein sequence MAETFNVVVEIPRGSKNKYEVDHETGRVFLDRTLFTAMGYPDDYGYIDGTLGEDGDPLDALVMIPNSVFPGCVVECRAVGLYHMVDEAGGDDKVLCVPADVRFDDIKDIDDVNEYHKAEIKHFFEQYKALEPGKEVLPGDYWTGADAAEKEIIAARERLANEGK
- a CDS encoding alpha-1,4-glucan--maltose-1-phosphate maltosyltransferase; the protein is MAAVQHRATTRTSNSDSTKTAKSKTTSSSKTTTKRKRARTATATPPAALHGLASEAPAPTIEVSEPGQFGRINVMDITPAEERGIFPARVELGEPFEMTAQVFIEGRTKVGATAIVRNPRGKETLRRPMTCVNPGLDRWVVTVKCGDHSDLKPWEDGYAAVKRQLGEWTVTVEGWEDTYISWLHDARIKVRVKDDVNNALDSGAELLARWAATPDANLTARDRKTLEKAAETMADASLSAEDRLAAGDNPRIATLHDTHPLRDGISPSQPQRFKVERPKSSFAAWYQFFPRSEGATINPATGKIVQGTLKTSMVGLERAAAEGFDIVYLPPIFPIGVTNRKGRNNSLIAGPDDPGSPFGIGSELGGHDTVDPLLGTMDDFKALCQRAHELGLEIALDFALQCSPDHPWVKAHPAWFKHKPDDTIAFAENPPKKYQDIYPIDFNADMAGIEKEVERIMNLWIEAGVTIFRIDNPHTKPVRFWQDVIAAVTKKHPEILFLAEAFTRPGMMRALSYVGFTQSHCYFPWRNTKEELEEYLPTTNGDDGYYQHNTFWPTTPDILTAYVRDNGIAGHCVRAVLAALGSPSWGIYNGYELIENKQRPGFEEQIDNEKYEVKVRDWSKAKQFGVAEMLTSLNKIRRAHPAARSYHNLTVLQSSDPGVLAFARHTPAELTGTGHADTLIVVVNLDGHNAHQAMIHLDLDELGLPTDRPLNVRDELTGREFQWGWDNYVSLAPWADVAHILSVQ